Proteins from a single region of Nomia melanderi isolate GNS246 chromosome 11, iyNomMela1, whole genome shotgun sequence:
- the LOC116432206 gene encoding uncharacterized protein LOC116432206 isoform X2 has protein sequence MKLNAIGCVLWAVLVDFSVVTPRTLESNDSCPCVSSAECSEKSRLFFNNVQVLILPCEDKNLVRCCSTVARSIEAAHTNGSLWESKNEVDSKISSTQEIVEEPTSMMQISVPSLEESAWDVPVNESEGLDDASTVESKNVTRTDPAEDSAEVTQKLRSDAIVKNVNQVPLQHPRKEFLSEPRLIHGKILSNTVTSASSISNFRASGSAVRGNLEPKRTGQTVPVSLAHDEDDSYVLDLIYKVKNFESRRTVPKQPDLLLDSVGEARLAPPDAVVLNNGYFNMKLRVLPAARRLSEKMSDPLEQKTSLEKALTLDRVSAQATNENASPLSELDVAERDDTSNGNLSHPEDVEDVKRVARSHASEPNEETPGFSSPVSEAASQTEAEAAPTKRFRRPPRVLPFRNLHNEEHGSGKFANSQERARSLFDKSNEMRRKQVSLLINRNDSSPKKSGSMKANYSSTERTGNEGSSSESSVDLSTEESELVDEDR, from the coding sequence CGCCGAGGACCCTGGAGTCGAACGATTCCTGCCCCTGCGTCTCCTCCGCCGAGTGCTCGGAGAAGTCTCGGCTGTTCTTCAACAACGTCCAGGTGTTGATACTGCCCTGCGAGGACAAGAATCTAGTAAGGTGCTGCTCGACGGTGGCGAGATCGATAGAGGCGGCGCACACGAATGGATCTCTGTGGGAATCTAAGAACGAGGTCGACTCGAAGATATCGTCGACGCAGGAGATCGTCGAAGAGCCAACGTCCATGATGCAGATCAGCGTGCCTTCCCTGGAGGAATCCGCCTGGGACGTTCCCGTGAACGAGTCCGAAGGTCTCGACGACGCGAGCACCGTCGAAAGTAAAAATGTCACTCGCACGGATCCAGCCGAAGATTCCGCAGAGGTGACGCAAAAGCTTCGGAGCGACGCGAtcgttaaaaatgtaaatcagGTACCGTTGCAACACCCGAGGAAGGAATTTCTCTCAGAGCCGAGGCTGATTCATGGTAAAATTCTAAGCAACACGGTAACGAGTGCCTCGTCAATTTCGAATTTTAGAGCCTCGGGGAGCGCGGTTCGAGGTAATCTCGAACCGAAGAGGACTGGTCAGACGGTACCCGTTTCACTGGCTCACGACGAAGACGACTCGTACGTTCTCGACCTGATCTACAAGGTGAAGAACTTCGAGAGTCGCAGGACGGTGCCGAAACAGCCGGATTTGCTGTTGGACTCCGTGGGAGAGGCGAGGTTGGCCCCTCCCGATGCGGTGGTTCTGAACAATGGCTATTTTAACATGAAACTCAGAGTTCTGCCGGCGGCGAGGAGGTTGTCTGAAAAAATGAGCGATCCCTTGGAGCAGAAAACGTCATTAGAGAAGGCTCTCACGCTCGATAGGGTATCCGCTCAAGCGACCAACGAAAATGCAAGCCCACTGAGCGAACTTGATGTGGCGGAGCGCGACGATACGTCGAATGGAAACTTGTCGCACCCGGAAGACGTCGAGGATGTTAAGCGGGTCGCTCGTAGCCACGCTTCGGAGCCTAATGAAGAGACTCCCGGATTCTCGTCCCCCGTTTCGGAGGCCGCGAGTCAAACGGAAGCCGAGGCTGCTCCGACGAAACGTTTCAGAAGACCGCCGAGGGTTCTGCCCTTCAGGAACCTGCACAACGAGGAACACGGTTCCGGTAAATTCGCGAACTCGCAGGAGCGAGCCAGAAGCTTGTTCGACAAGTCGAACGAAATGAGGAGAAAACAGGTGTCCCTTCTCATCAACAGGAACGACTCGAGTCCGAAGAAATCGGGCTCGATGAAAGCGAATTATTCGAGTACGGAGAGGACAGGAAACGAAGGTAGCAGTTCGGAGAGTAGCGTGGATTTATCGACGGAGGAAAGCGAATTGGTCGACGAGGATCGTTAG
- the LOC116432209 gene encoding lymphokine-activated killer T-cell-originated protein kinase, with product MAEFKTPSKRYKSRLQDNLEIQTPIKIPASPFLEQIGYGTGVSVFSLERSPKVGFARSPWAIKKRNHNVKHAEEYNERIRFEAEVLRKLNHPNIVGFRALTEVSNDGQIDPCLAMEKLDASLSDKIEEKLCSDDDPFPAKVILKITYEIMKGLKYLHHTAYILHGDIKSHNVLVSEDYNRVKLCDFGVSVPLTKSLKMDISKGDFAYIGTECWSAPEIIHGDGPVTNAADIWASGLVMWEMIALSTPHLETVEKDASSFDDSFTETDMQDVTRNRRHDESMNDSVVFLEEIIHAKYGTRPPLPAIQLGKEYDSVLELFFVCTTMDYKHRPSAIGLVRYFENYVYKNKS from the exons atggctGAGTTTAAGACGCCGTCGAAGAGGTACAAGAGCAGATTGCAGGACAATTTAGAAATACAAACTCCTATTAAGATACCAGCCTCGCCGTTTTTAGAACAGATAGGTTATGGAACCG GTGTCAGCGTGTTTTCCTTGGAACGATCGCCGAAAGTCGGGTTCGCTCGATCACCATGGGCAATAAAGAAAAGGAACCATAACGTTAAACATGCAGAAGAGTACAATGAACGCATTCGATTCGAAGCAGAGGTACTTCGTAAGCTGAATCATCCAAATATTGTAGGTTTCCGAGCATTGACTGAAGTTTCAAATGATGGACAAATTGATCCTTGCCTTGCAATGGAGAAATTGGATGCTTCTTTAA GTGATAAGATAGAAGAAAAACTTTGTAGTGATGACGATCCATTTCCGGCAaaagttattttgaaaataacatatgaaattatgaaaggATTAAAATACTTGCATCATACTGCTTATATTTTGCATGGTGATATAAAAAGTCATAATGTATTGGTTTCTGAAGATTACAATAGAGTTAAGCTTTGCGATTTTGGGGTATCTGTACCACTtacaaaatcattaaaaatggaTATATCAAAAGGGGACTTTGCATACATTGGAACAGAGTGCTGGAGCGCGCCTGAAATAATACATG GAGATGGACCTGTTACAAATGCAGCAGACATTTGGGCAAGTGGCTTAGTTATGTGGGAAATGATAGCTTTGTCAACACCTCATCTAGAGACAGTGGAAAAAGATGCCAGTTCTTTTGATGATTCATTTACAGAAACAGACATGCAAGATGTTACAAGAAATAGGAGACATGATGAGAGCATGAATGACAGTGTTGTCTTCCTGGAAGAAATAATTCATGCCAAATATG GTACACGCCCACCATTACCTGCCATTCAACTAGGGAAGGAATATGACAGTGTCCTTGAGTTATTTTTTGTTTGCACTACCATGGACTATAAACATAGACCAAGTGCAATAGGTCTTGTTAGATACTTCGAAAATTATGTATACAAAAACAAG AGTTAA